One window of the Leptotrichia massiliensis genome contains the following:
- a CDS encoding autotransporter-associated N-terminal domain-containing protein produces MKNNLRKISQELRAFAKRTKDFKYTNSALITFLMTGMLFASNNIFAENENTDIKNQVNQINTSINQIRTDFKRARKENNKLIKDTTLELTQLMEQGDHVTKSPWSSWQYGMNYFYNDWHGSFKGKGNKVGNVIYKRDQTLNRYIAKPISEGSANNTTTLGFAYEPNAAIPISASITPKSITKTNPNIQKNVAIASLPSFEPRVVEAPTAPTVLPPDPSITINLVLNAESKGSGAQTLAVNNGSGGNNNGVFEGVTVLDGTIRAVRTQTNYSTWSYTIDGLKVVNTSAMNIASSVPELSGKGPGTTTTVTNQITGSETSKNGFFQTSGNGNAPSSFILNNATVNYISQTPSTQTEELVHQDVHHGINAAAVRTAITTSTLTDFTADFNDIVATNIFDSKGTTLDEYNVFGNSGTVTMTGPSASFSNSYIHEDNSNGVIINRGKIELNSTDADGHGIFVVSPHVYSTKGHQYYYNGSTGNITSNTEKTAILFINNSMAKRYIGFTNKGTIKITKPESVGIYLKVDNGTAVHLNFSDDTSDGKQETVGAALPGTATRTMTYVTGNTGKTYNKLTGVITDGATAESHAKPIEISGDKSAGLYVPVTNSFFNGVFAAKLTNTGNEGEDPTTKKLIKSGSAGIYTASSMDLQGHYIFLENGSNNVGVYPTNSNAIVNLGLGRVRMDEGIRNTGIAVKGNGSVYSESEMLLNGGVGNTAIFAQGTSSNVVSAKSIETGSTPTTDAIYIYADGTKVKTHEDKGGLKVKSQISTINPIVAYDASNPEKTGQTTGAVYAVNGAEVDISRSSANTFGSGANVDITGANVTEYDSATATYKPTKNYTGFGLFASDANTKIKAKNNTIKVTNGSTAVASIKGADVNLEDGKVSYTGEGYALYTGNPDISGNTGTIDLTNGTLELGGKSIGFVKDVSGLNNWVTLTNATVNVLSDDVIIADLKDTSGSGMVLNATNSTPSLKDQVLGSGVTVTAASGITKYKYALVDGATINIKGDIDKADTTTGSDSEVFTRRLQVQNSIINVDSGHQLKAHLDTTELSSINTSLTVPVGFDVSASGNSTSRATTGVNVANGATITVDRTDSGNGGVGAYVNYGTISNDGKIEVEKTTPNDFAVGLYATNGTQVDNKTNGTIEVGGKDSIGILGLSYRIDSKGNVVYEKFGTTGPSSPVNKLGTVDITSSGKITLDGDNSLGIYAKNNSLNATGTNMDYAKIGNAYTQATNKGEITMSGKNAIGMITEGGVLTNDTAGKITISGQEGVAMYGTYGSIDPAIVAAQGLTTDRLSAALVNKGTLELADTTGATPIIGMFTNDADTEIETSGTLNIGKKSYGIYGVSNSVTMSGGTINVGEDGVGIFATGSSDKKLTSSSDVVLQGGTINVGDNQAVGVFIADDATNPLKTTVTNTGTNMTVGTNAFGYVVDSTTGTDLLLGTATNKLTASLGPDSVYAYSNDKNGYVYSNTDITTTGGKSYGLYTAGRTENYGNIDLTGGNGNVGIYSTGRSSAGLGAINYGTITVGGTDLVAKEYGIGMATGYYNETTGAISNEGLIENRGTINVGKDNSIGMYAVGAGSKAINHGTIDISGKNATGMYIDQGAEGVNYGTIKSTGTASGIKGVATVNGGYIKNYGTISITSPGGIGIYQDAMSAIANKNEPTASGVNPLTLANQTGTVNGTKAAVYSATSTDQKYIVTPKGSLLIQNPPKAPRLTINGKEVSLTGVDTNIANPTPAYVTAGSTTLDLSLPLYANTTSNAQVTEIGMYVDTSGVNYTNPIQGLNNLIGLENINLIIGTEAAKYTNAKAIEIGQNILSPYNDAISSLTTTGTTLNINSAGLTWLAQPVQGATKPIETLYMVKIPYTFFTSAKDENSYNFLDGLEQRYGVEPLGSRERLIFDKLNGIGKGETHIFTQAVDEMKGHQYANLQQRINATGNTLDKEFKYLRDEWRNPSKQNNKIKVFGARDEYSTDTAGIINYKSNAYGVAYVHEDEKIRMGNSSGWYAGAVTNRFRFKDIGHSREDQTMLKLGVFKTMSPKGDHNGALQWTVSGDVFAGVNNMKRRFWVVDDTFEAKSTYHSYGAAIKNELGYDIRMSEKTHLRPYGALKMEYGKFNDIKEKTGQMRLQVKGNDYFSVKPEVGMEFKFVQPLAVKTNLSVGLTAAYENEIGKLQERNQARVGYTTAGWYNLEKEKEDRRGNGKFDLNIGVDNTRFGVTVNAGYDTKGNNVRAGIGFRAIY; encoded by the coding sequence ATGAAAAATAATCTTAGAAAAATTTCACAAGAACTACGTGCATTTGCAAAAAGAACAAAAGATTTTAAATATACAAACTCTGCATTAATTACATTTTTAATGACAGGGATGCTTTTTGCATCAAATAATATATTTGCAGAAAATGAGAATACAGACATTAAAAATCAAGTTAATCAAATAAACACGTCTATAAATCAAATACGAACTGATTTTAAAAGAGCAAGAAAAGAAAATAACAAATTAATCAAAGATACAACATTGGAATTGACTCAGTTAATGGAACAAGGAGATCATGTAACAAAATCACCTTGGAGCAGCTGGCAATATGGTATGAATTATTTTTATAATGACTGGCATGGAAGTTTTAAAGGAAAAGGAAATAAAGTTGGTAATGTCATTTATAAAAGAGATCAAACTTTAAATAGATATATCGCAAAACCAATAAGTGAAGGAAGTGCAAACAACACAACAACATTAGGATTTGCCTACGAGCCAAATGCAGCAATTCCTATAAGTGCTTCAATCACACCAAAATCAATAACAAAAACTAATCCAAATATCCAAAAGAATGTGGCGATTGCAAGTTTACCGTCGTTTGAGCCAAGAGTTGTAGAAGCACCAACAGCACCAACAGTACTACCGCCAGATCCAAGTATTACTATAAATTTAGTGCTTAATGCTGAATCAAAGGGAAGTGGAGCACAAACATTAGCTGTAAACAATGGAAGTGGTGGGAATAATAATGGTGTCTTTGAAGGTGTGACAGTTTTAGATGGGACAATTAGAGCAGTTAGAACTCAAACTAATTATTCAACTTGGAGTTATACAATAGATGGTCTTAAAGTAGTGAATACCTCTGCTATGAATATTGCTTCTTCAGTACCAGAGTTAAGTGGTAAAGGTCCAGGAACAACTACAACAGTAACAAATCAAATTACTGGTTCTGAAACTAGCAAAAATGGTTTTTTTCAAACATCTGGAAATGGAAATGCTCCTAGCTCATTTATACTAAATAATGCAACTGTTAATTATATTAGTCAAACTCCGTCAACTCAAACGGAAGAATTAGTTCATCAGGATGTGCATCATGGAATAAATGCTGCTGCTGTTAGAACAGCAATAACAACTTCTACATTGACAGACTTTACTGCAGATTTTAATGATATTGTTGCTACAAACATTTTTGATAGTAAGGGAACTACACTAGATGAATATAATGTGTTTGGTAATAGTGGTACAGTTACTATGACAGGTCCGTCTGCTTCTTTTTCTAATAGTTATATTCATGAAGACAATAGTAACGGAGTAATTATTAATAGAGGTAAAATAGAATTAAATTCTACTGATGCTGATGGTCATGGAATTTTTGTAGTATCACCCCATGTTTATTCAACGAAAGGACATCAGTATTATTATAACGGGAGCACTGGGAATATAACTTCAAATACTGAAAAAACAGCAATTTTATTTATAAATAATAGTATGGCAAAAAGATACATAGGTTTTACAAATAAAGGAACAATAAAAATAACTAAACCTGAATCAGTAGGAATATATTTAAAAGTTGATAACGGAACGGCAGTTCATTTGAATTTCTCTGATGATACTTCAGATGGAAAACAAGAAACAGTAGGTGCTGCTCTTCCAGGAACTGCGACACGTACGATGACTTATGTAACAGGGAATACTGGAAAAACTTACAATAAATTAACTGGTGTAATTACAGATGGAGCAACTGCGGAATCTCATGCAAAACCAATAGAAATTAGTGGAGATAAAAGTGCGGGATTATATGTTCCAGTAACAAACAGTTTCTTTAATGGTGTTTTTGCGGCAAAATTAACTAATACAGGAAATGAAGGAGAAGATCCGACTACAAAGAAATTAATAAAATCTGGATCAGCAGGTATATATACAGCTTCATCTATGGATTTGCAAGGGCATTATATATTCTTAGAAAATGGTTCAAATAATGTTGGAGTTTATCCGACTAATAGTAATGCGATAGTAAATTTAGGACTTGGTAGAGTTCGAATGGATGAAGGTATCAGAAATACTGGTATAGCTGTTAAGGGTAATGGTAGTGTGTATTCTGAAAGTGAAATGCTTTTAAATGGAGGGGTAGGAAATACTGCTATATTCGCACAAGGGACATCATCAAATGTTGTGTCAGCAAAAAGTATAGAAACTGGAAGTACTCCAACAACAGATGCAATATATATTTATGCTGATGGAACTAAAGTAAAAACTCATGAAGATAAAGGTGGATTGAAAGTAAAAAGTCAAATTAGTACTATAAATCCAATTGTAGCATACGATGCTTCAAATCCAGAAAAAACTGGACAAACAACAGGAGCTGTTTATGCTGTAAATGGGGCAGAAGTTGATATTAGTCGTAGTTCAGCAAATACTTTTGGAAGTGGAGCTAATGTAGATATAACTGGAGCAAATGTAACTGAATATGATTCAGCAACTGCTACATACAAACCAACAAAAAATTATACTGGATTTGGTTTATTTGCATCAGATGCAAATACTAAAATAAAAGCGAAAAATAACACTATTAAAGTTACAAATGGATCTACAGCAGTAGCTTCAATAAAAGGAGCTGATGTAAATTTAGAAGACGGTAAAGTATCTTATACTGGAGAAGGTTATGCTCTTTATACAGGAAATCCAGATATATCAGGAAATACAGGAACAATTGATTTAACAAATGGAACTTTAGAATTAGGTGGAAAATCTATTGGTTTTGTAAAAGATGTTTCAGGGCTTAATAATTGGGTAACTTTAACAAATGCAACAGTAAATGTATTATCAGATGATGTTATAATAGCTGATTTGAAAGATACTTCAGGTTCTGGAATGGTATTAAATGCGACTAATAGTACGCCAAGTTTGAAAGATCAAGTTCTTGGTTCAGGTGTAACTGTAACTGCTGCAAGTGGTATTACAAAATATAAATATGCTTTAGTTGATGGAGCTACTATAAATATTAAAGGAGATATTGATAAAGCTGATACAACAACAGGTTCAGATAGTGAAGTATTTACAAGAAGATTGCAAGTACAAAACTCTATAATTAATGTGGATTCTGGACATCAATTAAAGGCTCACCTTGACACTACAGAATTATCTTCAATTAATACAAGTTTAACAGTACCTGTAGGATTTGATGTAAGTGCCAGCGGAAACTCTACAAGTAGAGCTACAACTGGAGTAAATGTTGCAAATGGTGCTACAATTACTGTAGACAGAACAGATAGTGGAAATGGTGGAGTAGGTGCGTATGTAAACTACGGAACTATCTCTAATGACGGAAAAATTGAAGTTGAAAAGACAACACCAAATGATTTTGCAGTAGGACTTTATGCTACAAATGGAACACAAGTGGATAATAAAACTAACGGAACTATTGAAGTTGGTGGTAAAGATAGTATTGGTATTCTTGGACTTTCGTATAGAATAGACAGTAAAGGTAATGTTGTGTATGAAAAATTCGGAACGACTGGTCCATCTTCACCTGTAAATAAATTAGGAACTGTAGATATTACAAGTAGTGGTAAAATTACTCTTGATGGAGATAATTCTTTAGGAATTTATGCTAAGAATAATAGCTTAAATGCTACTGGAACGAATATGGATTACGCTAAAATAGGAAATGCTTATACTCAAGCTACTAATAAAGGCGAAATTACAATGTCAGGTAAGAATGCTATTGGTATGATTACTGAAGGTGGAGTACTTACAAATGATACAGCAGGTAAGATTACAATAAGTGGACAAGAGGGAGTTGCAATGTATGGAACTTATGGTTCAATTGATCCTGCTATTGTGGCAGCACAAGGATTAACAACTGATAGATTAAGTGCAGCTCTTGTAAATAAAGGAACACTAGAACTTGCTGATACAACAGGAGCTACACCAATAATAGGTATGTTTACAAATGATGCTGATACAGAAATAGAAACTTCAGGAACATTAAATATTGGTAAGAAATCTTACGGTATTTATGGAGTTTCAAATAGTGTAACTATGTCAGGCGGAACAATCAATGTTGGAGAAGACGGAGTAGGTATCTTTGCAACAGGTTCATCTGATAAAAAATTAACATCAAGTTCAGACGTAGTATTACAAGGTGGAACAATTAATGTAGGAGATAATCAAGCAGTAGGAGTATTTATTGCAGATGATGCTACAAATCCTTTGAAAACAACAGTTACAAATACAGGAACTAATATGACTGTTGGAACAAATGCATTTGGTTATGTTGTAGATTCTACAACAGGAACTGATTTATTGCTTGGTACAGCAACAAATAAATTAACAGCTTCACTTGGACCAGATTCAGTTTATGCTTATTCAAATGATAAAAACGGATATGTTTACAGTAATACTGATATTACAACTACTGGTGGAAAATCATATGGATTGTATACTGCTGGAAGAACTGAAAATTATGGAAATATTGATTTAACTGGTGGAAATGGAAATGTTGGTATTTATTCAACAGGAAGAAGTTCGGCTGGATTAGGTGCAATTAACTACGGAACAATAACAGTTGGTGGAACTGACTTAGTTGCTAAAGAATACGGTATTGGTATGGCAACAGGATACTACAATGAAACAACTGGAGCGATTTCAAATGAAGGGCTTATTGAAAATAGAGGAACAATTAATGTAGGTAAAGATAATTCAATAGGTATGTACGCTGTAGGAGCAGGTTCAAAAGCTATCAATCATGGTACAATTGATATTTCTGGTAAAAATGCAACTGGTATGTATATTGACCAAGGAGCAGAAGGGGTAAACTATGGAACTATTAAATCTACTGGAACAGCTTCTGGAATTAAAGGAGTTGCAACAGTAAACGGTGGATATATTAAGAACTATGGAACTATTTCAATTACTTCACCAGGAGGAATAGGAATATATCAAGATGCAATGTCAGCAATAGCTAATAAAAATGAGCCAACAGCTTCAGGAGTTAACCCATTGACATTAGCTAATCAAACAGGAACAGTAAATGGAACAAAAGCGGCTGTATATTCTGCAACTTCAACTGATCAGAAATATATAGTAACGCCAAAAGGAAGTTTACTTATCCAAAATCCTCCAAAAGCACCAAGATTGACAATTAATGGAAAAGAAGTATCACTTACAGGAGTGGATACAAATATAGCAAACCCAACGCCTGCATATGTAACAGCAGGTTCAACAACACTTGATTTATCACTGCCATTGTATGCAAATACAACTTCAAATGCACAAGTAACCGAAATTGGAATGTATGTTGATACTTCAGGAGTAAACTATACAAATCCTATTCAAGGATTAAATAACTTAATTGGACTTGAAAATATTAATCTTATTATTGGTACAGAAGCGGCTAAATATACTAATGCAAAAGCAATTGAAATTGGTCAAAATATCTTGAGTCCATATAATGATGCTATATCTTCATTGACTACAACAGGAACAACATTGAATATTAATTCAGCAGGATTAACTTGGCTTGCACAACCTGTACAAGGTGCAACAAAACCTATTGAAACATTGTATATGGTAAAAATACCTTATACATTCTTCACAAGTGCAAAAGATGAAAATTCATATAATTTCCTTGATGGATTGGAACAAAGATACGGTGTTGAACCACTAGGATCAAGAGAAAGATTAATCTTTGATAAACTTAATGGAATTGGTAAAGGTGAAACTCATATCTTTACACAAGCTGTGGATGAAATGAAAGGGCATCAATATGCAAATCTTCAACAAAGAATTAATGCAACTGGAAATACTTTGGATAAAGAATTTAAATATTTGAGAGATGAGTGGAGAAACCCATCTAAACAAAATAATAAAATTAAAGTATTTGGTGCAAGAGATGAATATAGTACTGACACAGCAGGAATTATTAATTATAAAAGTAACGCTTATGGTGTAGCTTATGTTCATGAAGATGAAAAAATACGAATGGGTAACTCAAGTGGATGGTATGCTGGAGCTGTAACAAATAGATTTAGATTTAAAGATATTGGACATTCAAGAGAAGATCAAACAATGCTTAAACTTGGAGTATTCAAGACAATGTCACCAAAAGGAGATCATAATGGTGCATTGCAATGGACAGTTTCAGGAGATGTGTTTGCAGGAGTTAATAATATGAAACGTAGATTTTGGGTAGTTGACGATACTTTTGAGGCTAAATCAACTTACCATTCTTATGGAGCAGCTATTAAAAATGAGCTAGGTTATGATATAAGAATGAGTGAAAAAACACATTTACGTCCATATGGAGCATTAAAAATGGAATATGGTAAATTTAATGACATAAAAGAAAAAACAGGACAAATGAGATTGCAAGTTAAAGGAAATGACTATTTCTCAGTAAAACCTGAAGTTGGAATGGAATTTAAATTTGTTCAACCATTAGCAGTAAAAACTAATTTATCAGTAGGATTGACAGCAGCTTACGAAAACGAAATCGGAAAACTTCAAGAAAGAAATCAAGCAAGAGTAGGATATACAACAGCTGGATGGTATAACTTAGAGAAAGAAAAAGAAGATAGACGTGGAAATGGTAAGTTTGACTTAAATATCGGAGTGGATAACACAAGATTTGGAGTTACTGTAAATGCTGGATATGATACTAAAGGAAATAATGTAAGGGCAGGAATAGGATTCAGAGCTATTTACTAA